The following proteins are encoded in a genomic region of Gossypium hirsutum isolate 1008001.06 chromosome D05, Gossypium_hirsutum_v2.1, whole genome shotgun sequence:
- the LOC107903688 gene encoding TORTIFOLIA1-like protein 4 isoform X1: protein MSFKNRSPTTILQPQPQDLKQRVYTCLNKLADRDTLAVASAELDSIARNLTSDSISPFLNCLYGTDSSSKSPVRRQCVCLLTLLSRSHGNALSPYLSKMVSTLSRRLRDPDSAVRSACVEATAAMSSHITKPPFSVLSKPLIEMLVVEQDVNSQVGAAMCLAAAIDAAPDPESEQLRKVLPKLGKLVSNESFKAKAAVFGVIGSVASVGGAGSKGVLDWLVPCAVDALSSEDWATRKAAAEALGKVAMAEKELTAEYKSACVVALENKRFDKVKIVRETFNRSLDLWKEVPGVCEVSAPSQSDSPSVEAGNGSFGCFHSVTKSVDDAGFRTPQSKKVVPTSRSPPLDASTEPTAKKETPLRSNNRNWNISDFSKLDRTKPSDCKTEIAEPRKSLFFKAYDNIKNSDLGVMESREIGDSGDSRLETKRILFAKVCDENVQKYGGLKSGSRVVPFHDENLDFDDKNAAVEVDENPKEVEDLSLIREQLAQIEDQQSNLLNLLQKFIGSSQSGINSLETRMNGLEMALDEISYDLSLSNGRIPNMDSADKRCCKLPGTEFLSPKFWRKTEDRFSTSRLSSSGRMLSLNAAHNIPDKDSGAETYIPAVSQRHQHQGCGGFIMNPVADGCNGITDNSGSSNRLSKNTIQNAERVQLGNASGPDGTTLVRCTAPMKP from the exons ATGTCTTTCAAGAACCGATCTCCGACGACGATTCTTCAACCGCAACCGCAGGATCTCAAACAACGCGTTTATACTTGCCTCAACAAACTCGCTGACCGCGACACTCTTGCCGTCGCTTCCGCCGAGCTCGACTCCATCGCTCGCAACCTCACTTCAGATTCCATCTCTCCCTTCCTTAACTGCCTCTACGGCACCGATTCTTCGTCCAAGTCTCCGGTTCGGAGACAATGCGTTTGCCTTTTGACGTTGTTGTCTCGTTCGCACGGCAACGCACTGTCTCCTTACCTTTCTAAGATGGTTTCCACGCTTTCACGTCGACTACGAGACCCTGACTCCGCCGTCCGATCCGCCTGTGTCGAGGCAACCGCCGCAATGTCGTCTCACATCACTAAACCTCCGTTTTCGGTTTTGTCGAAGCCGTTGATCGAAATGCTCGTTGTGGAGCAAGACGTGAACTCGCAGGTCGGAGCCGCGATGTGTTTGGCGGCGGCGATCGATGCGGCGCCGGATCCTGAGTCGGAGCAGCTTCGGAAGGTGTTACCGAAGTTAGGGAAGTTGGTTAGTAACGAAAGTTTCAAGGCGAAAGCAGCAGTGTTTGGAGTTATAGGAAGCGTCGCTAGTGTTGGCGGTGCCGGAAGTAAAGGTGTTTTGGATTGGTTGGTGCCTTGTGCGGTGGATGCTTTGAGTAGCGAAGATTGGGCAACGAGAAAGGCGGCAGCGGAGGCGTTGGGGAAAGTGGCGATGGCGGAGAAAGAGCTGACAGCGGAGTATAAATCGGCGTGTGTGGTGGCTCTAGAAAATAAGAGGTTTGATAAG GTAAAGATTGTACGAGAAACTTTCAATCGTAGTTTGGATTTATGGAAGGAAGTTCCTGGAGTTTGTGAGGTCTCAGCTCCTTCTCAGTCTGACTCACCTTCAGTAG AAGCAGGTAATGGTAGCTTTGGATGCTTTCATTCAGTTACAAAAAGTGTCGATGATGCTGGTTTTAGAACTCCACAATCAAAGAAAGTAGTCCCCACAAGCAGGTCGCCTCCATTGGATGCTTCAACCGAGCCCACTGCCAAGAAAGAGACTCCCCTGAGGAGTAATAATAGGAATTGGAATATATCGGATTTCAGTAAGTTGGACCGCACAAAACCCTCTGATTGTAAGACTGAAATTGCTGAGCCGAGGAAGTCTCTGTTTTTCAAGGCCTATGATAATATCAAGAATAGTGACCTAGGAGTAATGGAGTCGAGAGAAATTGGGGACAGCGGAGATTCTAGGTTGGAGACAAAACGTATACTCTTTGCTAAGGTCTGTGATGAAAATGTTCAGAAATATGGAGGTTTGAAATCTGGGTCTCGGGTGGTTCCATTTCATGATGAGAATTTAGATTTTGATGACAAAAATGCAGCTGTAGAAGTTGATGAGAACCCCAAAGAGGTTGAAGATCTTTCTTTGATACGTGAACAGCTTGCTCAGATTGAAGACCAGCAATCCAATCTATTAAATCTCCTCCAG AAATTCATTGGGAGCTCCCAAAGTGGGATCAATTCTCTGGAGACACGCATGAATGGCCTGGAGATGGCTCTGGATGAAATATCTTATGATTTGTCTCTTTCAAATGGAAGGATTCCAAACATGGATTCTGCAGATAAAAGGTGTTGCAAGCTGCCTGGTACAGAATTTTTGAGTCCCAAGTTCTGGAGGAAAACTGAAGATCGGTTTTCTACTTCAAGGTTATCTTCTTCTGGGCGCATGCTTTCCCTAAATGCTGCACATAACATACCTGATAAAGATTCTGGCGCTGAAACGTATATACCAGCAGTCAGCCAAAGGCATCAGCATCAAGGTTGCGGTGGATTTATAATGAATCCAGTGGCTGATGGTTGCAACGGTATAACTGATAATTCAGGGTCCTCGAATAGATTGTCAAAGAATACCATTCAAAATGCTGAGAGGGTTCAGCTTGGAAATGCTAGCGGTCCTGATGGGACGACTTTGGTTCGTTGTACTGCACCAATGAAACCTTAG
- the LOC107903688 gene encoding TORTIFOLIA1-like protein 4 isoform X2, translated as MSFKNRSPTTILQPQPQDLKQRVYTCLNKLADRDTLAVASAELDSIARNLTSDSISPFLNCLYGTDSSSKSPVRRQCVCLLTLLSRSHGNALSPYLSKMVSTLSRRLRDPDSAVRSACVEATAAMSSHITKPPFSVLSKPLIEMLVVEQDVNSQVGAAMCLAAAIDAAPDPESEQLRKVLPKLGKLVSNESFKAKAAVFGVIGSVASVGGAGSKGVLDWLVPCAVDALSSEDWATRKAAAEALGKVAMAEKELTAEYKSACVVALENKRFDKVKIVRETFNRSLDLWKEVPGVCEVSAPSQSDSPSVGNGSFGCFHSVTKSVDDAGFRTPQSKKVVPTSRSPPLDASTEPTAKKETPLRSNNRNWNISDFSKLDRTKPSDCKTEIAEPRKSLFFKAYDNIKNSDLGVMESREIGDSGDSRLETKRILFAKVCDENVQKYGGLKSGSRVVPFHDENLDFDDKNAAVEVDENPKEVEDLSLIREQLAQIEDQQSNLLNLLQKFIGSSQSGINSLETRMNGLEMALDEISYDLSLSNGRIPNMDSADKRCCKLPGTEFLSPKFWRKTEDRFSTSRLSSSGRMLSLNAAHNIPDKDSGAETYIPAVSQRHQHQGCGGFIMNPVADGCNGITDNSGSSNRLSKNTIQNAERVQLGNASGPDGTTLVRCTAPMKP; from the exons ATGTCTTTCAAGAACCGATCTCCGACGACGATTCTTCAACCGCAACCGCAGGATCTCAAACAACGCGTTTATACTTGCCTCAACAAACTCGCTGACCGCGACACTCTTGCCGTCGCTTCCGCCGAGCTCGACTCCATCGCTCGCAACCTCACTTCAGATTCCATCTCTCCCTTCCTTAACTGCCTCTACGGCACCGATTCTTCGTCCAAGTCTCCGGTTCGGAGACAATGCGTTTGCCTTTTGACGTTGTTGTCTCGTTCGCACGGCAACGCACTGTCTCCTTACCTTTCTAAGATGGTTTCCACGCTTTCACGTCGACTACGAGACCCTGACTCCGCCGTCCGATCCGCCTGTGTCGAGGCAACCGCCGCAATGTCGTCTCACATCACTAAACCTCCGTTTTCGGTTTTGTCGAAGCCGTTGATCGAAATGCTCGTTGTGGAGCAAGACGTGAACTCGCAGGTCGGAGCCGCGATGTGTTTGGCGGCGGCGATCGATGCGGCGCCGGATCCTGAGTCGGAGCAGCTTCGGAAGGTGTTACCGAAGTTAGGGAAGTTGGTTAGTAACGAAAGTTTCAAGGCGAAAGCAGCAGTGTTTGGAGTTATAGGAAGCGTCGCTAGTGTTGGCGGTGCCGGAAGTAAAGGTGTTTTGGATTGGTTGGTGCCTTGTGCGGTGGATGCTTTGAGTAGCGAAGATTGGGCAACGAGAAAGGCGGCAGCGGAGGCGTTGGGGAAAGTGGCGATGGCGGAGAAAGAGCTGACAGCGGAGTATAAATCGGCGTGTGTGGTGGCTCTAGAAAATAAGAGGTTTGATAAG GTAAAGATTGTACGAGAAACTTTCAATCGTAGTTTGGATTTATGGAAGGAAGTTCCTGGAGTTTGTGAGGTCTCAGCTCCTTCTCAGTCTGACTCACCTTCAGTAG GTAATGGTAGCTTTGGATGCTTTCATTCAGTTACAAAAAGTGTCGATGATGCTGGTTTTAGAACTCCACAATCAAAGAAAGTAGTCCCCACAAGCAGGTCGCCTCCATTGGATGCTTCAACCGAGCCCACTGCCAAGAAAGAGACTCCCCTGAGGAGTAATAATAGGAATTGGAATATATCGGATTTCAGTAAGTTGGACCGCACAAAACCCTCTGATTGTAAGACTGAAATTGCTGAGCCGAGGAAGTCTCTGTTTTTCAAGGCCTATGATAATATCAAGAATAGTGACCTAGGAGTAATGGAGTCGAGAGAAATTGGGGACAGCGGAGATTCTAGGTTGGAGACAAAACGTATACTCTTTGCTAAGGTCTGTGATGAAAATGTTCAGAAATATGGAGGTTTGAAATCTGGGTCTCGGGTGGTTCCATTTCATGATGAGAATTTAGATTTTGATGACAAAAATGCAGCTGTAGAAGTTGATGAGAACCCCAAAGAGGTTGAAGATCTTTCTTTGATACGTGAACAGCTTGCTCAGATTGAAGACCAGCAATCCAATCTATTAAATCTCCTCCAG AAATTCATTGGGAGCTCCCAAAGTGGGATCAATTCTCTGGAGACACGCATGAATGGCCTGGAGATGGCTCTGGATGAAATATCTTATGATTTGTCTCTTTCAAATGGAAGGATTCCAAACATGGATTCTGCAGATAAAAGGTGTTGCAAGCTGCCTGGTACAGAATTTTTGAGTCCCAAGTTCTGGAGGAAAACTGAAGATCGGTTTTCTACTTCAAGGTTATCTTCTTCTGGGCGCATGCTTTCCCTAAATGCTGCACATAACATACCTGATAAAGATTCTGGCGCTGAAACGTATATACCAGCAGTCAGCCAAAGGCATCAGCATCAAGGTTGCGGTGGATTTATAATGAATCCAGTGGCTGATGGTTGCAACGGTATAACTGATAATTCAGGGTCCTCGAATAGATTGTCAAAGAATACCATTCAAAATGCTGAGAGGGTTCAGCTTGGAAATGCTAGCGGTCCTGATGGGACGACTTTGGTTCGTTGTACTGCACCAATGAAACCTTAG